In Chitinophagaceae bacterium, a genomic segment contains:
- a CDS encoding carbonic anhydrase family protein — MKIKITSALLLILFVYFTACRPDDSKTETIEPTSEWNYINTDWQNEGYMDCGEKIQSPININTNTTVKANIETILFQYNTISMSNKNTGHTVLVTLNPNSTSRIMIRGITFKLIQFHFHRKSEHTINGTFYPMELHLVHQDTVTQNITVLGFLIREGTENPFIKRIFDYIPAIRNEHTTVPISINISDIIPSNTNYYTYTGSLTTPPCTQGIQWIIFKETMEASTQQINTLQKLFPHGNARPLQLLNNRIILEKL; from the coding sequence ATGAAAATAAAAATAACATCTGCTTTATTACTCATATTATTTGTATATTTTACCGCTTGTAGACCAGACGACTCAAAAACAGAAACTATAGAACCCACATCAGAATGGAACTATATAAATACAGACTGGCAAAATGAAGGATATATGGATTGCGGAGAAAAAATACAATCCCCCATTAATATTAATACGAATACTACCGTAAAAGCAAATATAGAAACCATACTTTTTCAATACAACACTATTAGTATGAGTAATAAAAATACAGGACATACAGTACTCGTAACATTAAATCCAAATAGCACATCTAGAATCATGATCAGAGGTATTACTTTTAAATTAATACAGTTTCATTTTCATAGAAAAAGCGAACACACTATAAACGGAACTTTCTATCCAATGGAACTACATCTAGTACATCAAGATACCGTTACACAAAATATAACCGTACTAGGATTCCTAATCAGAGAAGGAACAGAAAACCCTTTTATAAAGAGAATATTTGATTATATCCCTGCCATAAGAAACGAACACACTACCGTCCCCATTTCTATAAATATATCTGATATTATCCCATCTAATACAAATTATTACACATACACAGGTTCTCTAACAACCCCGCCTTGTACACAAGGAATACAATGGATAATTTTTAAAGAAACTATGGAAGCATCAACACAACAAATAAATACTCTTCAAAAACTATTCCCACACGGAAACGCAAGACCCCTACAACTCCTAAACAACAGAATTATTTTAGAAAAACTATAA
- the sucD gene encoding succinate--CoA ligase subunit alpha, translating into MSVLVNKKSKIIVQGFTGSEGTFHATQMIEYGTNVVGGVTPGKGGTKHLEKPVFNTVEDAVKSTGADVSIIFVPPAFAADALMEAADAGIKVIVTITEGIPVKDMVIAKNYLKGKNVTLIGPNCPGIITPGEAKVGIMPGFVFKKGKIGLVSKSGTLTYEAAYQLANQGLGISTAIGIGGDPIIGTSTKDAVELFMNDPETEAIVIIGEIGGNYEANAAKYIQEVYNSGKNKKPVVGFIAGQTAPPGKRMGHAGAIIGGSEDTASAKMKIMKECGIHVILSPAEIGETMLKYLKN; encoded by the coding sequence ATGAGTGTTTTAGTAAATAAAAAATCTAAAATCATAGTACAAGGATTTACAGGAAGCGAAGGAACTTTTCACGCAACCCAGATGATAGAATACGGAACAAATGTAGTAGGTGGAGTAACCCCAGGAAAAGGCGGAACCAAACATTTAGAAAAACCCGTTTTTAATACCGTAGAAGACGCTGTAAAATCCACAGGAGCAGACGTAAGTATTATTTTTGTCCCTCCAGCTTTTGCCGCTGACGCACTCATGGAAGCCGCAGATGCCGGTATCAAAGTCATTGTAACTATCACCGAAGGTATCCCCGTAAAAGATATGGTCATAGCAAAAAACTACCTAAAAGGAAAAAACGTAACTCTTATAGGACCTAATTGCCCAGGAATCATAACTCCCGGTGAAGCAAAAGTAGGAATTATGCCAGGATTTGTCTTCAAAAAAGGAAAAATAGGACTAGTCTCAAAATCAGGAACACTTACATACGAAGCAGCTTATCAACTCGCAAACCAAGGACTCGGAATCTCCACAGCCATAGGAATAGGAGGAGACCCCATCATAGGAACATCTACCAAAGATGCAGTAGAACTTTTTATGAACGACCCTGAAACAGAAGCTATTGTTATAATAGGTGAAATAGGAGGAAACTACGAAGCCAACGCAGCAAAATATATCCAAGAAGTTTACAACTCAGGAAAAAATAAAAAACCAGTAGTCGGATTCATAGCAGGACAAACCGCACCCCCAGGAAAAAGAATGGGACATGCAGGTGCCATCATTGGTGGATCCGAAGACACCGCATCCGCAAAAATGAAAATAATGAAAGAATGTGGAATCCACGTCATCCTCTCACCCGCAGAAATAGGTGAAACCATGTTAAAATACTTAAAAAATTAA
- the ung gene encoding uracil-DNA glycosylase, with amino-acid sequence MIVTIEDSWKKELNDEFQKKYFIELTQFIKEEYKKYTIYPPGKEIFNAFNSCPLYKVKVVIVGQDPYHGEKQAHGLSFSVNDNIPIPPSLQNIFKEIETDIGNKPPIHGNLQRWANQGVFLLNTVLTVKKNHPCSHQNKGWETFTHKVLQIVSEKKTHIVFLLWGNFAKQKKNLIDNTKHLILEASHPSPFSSTKGFFGCKHFSKTNEYLISKKITPINW; translated from the coding sequence GTGATAGTAACAATAGAAGATTCATGGAAAAAAGAATTAAACGATGAATTTCAAAAAAAATACTTTATAGAACTCACACAATTTATAAAAGAAGAATATAAAAAATACACTATTTATCCACCAGGAAAAGAAATTTTTAACGCCTTTAACAGCTGCCCTCTATACAAAGTAAAAGTAGTCATCGTAGGACAAGACCCATACCACGGCGAAAAACAAGCACACGGTCTCTCTTTCTCAGTTAATGACAACATACCAATACCCCCATCTCTCCAAAATATATTTAAAGAAATAGAAACAGACATAGGAAATAAACCACCAATACATGGAAACTTACAAAGATGGGCAAACCAAGGTGTTTTCCTTTTAAATACAGTACTTACAGTGAAAAAAAACCATCCATGCTCCCATCAAAACAAAGGATGGGAAACCTTTACACACAAAGTACTACAAATCGTATCTGAAAAAAAAACACATATTGTATTCCTTTTATGGGGAAATTTCGCAAAACAAAAAAAAAATCTCATAGATAATACCAAACATCTTATATTAGAAGCATCACATCCATCTCCTTTTTCTTCCACAAAAGGATTTTTTGGGTGCAAACACTTTAGTAAAACAAATGAATATCTCATATCAAAAAAAATAACACCAATCAATTGGTAA
- the rpsF gene encoding 30S ribosomal protein S6 — MKKYYETVFILSSDLSEETKTKDTVDKFIKILTDNSADIINVEYWGLKQLAYPIKRKTSGFYNLIEFNASPEIVKTLEIEFRRNEHIIRFLITVLDKYAVEYNAKRKNGNFNKPKEEIKTEPTIENKKQYEDK, encoded by the coding sequence ATGAAAAAATATTACGAAACAGTATTCATACTCTCTTCCGATTTGTCCGAGGAAACAAAGACAAAGGATACTGTAGATAAGTTTATCAAAATATTAACAGATAACTCTGCAGACATAATAAATGTAGAATATTGGGGATTAAAACAACTTGCATACCCCATTAAAAGAAAAACATCAGGTTTTTATAACCTTATAGAGTTTAATGCATCTCCCGAAATAGTAAAAACACTCGAAATAGAATTTAGAAGAAACGAACATATTATACGATTTCTTATAACAGTACTAGACAAATATGCGGTTGAATATAATGCCAAAAGAAAAAACGGAAATTTTAATAAACCGAAGGAAGAAATAAAAACAGAACCAACAATAGAAAATAAAAAACAATATGAAGACAAATAA
- the rpsR gene encoding 30S ribosomal protein S18, which produces MALINESVNKEGEKNIKKYCRFKKNGIKYIDYKDPKFLLKFINEQGKILPRRLTGNSQKFQKKIALAVKKARHLALLPYLTDGLK; this is translated from the coding sequence ATGGCACTGATAAATGAATCAGTGAACAAAGAAGGGGAAAAAAATATTAAAAAATATTGTCGATTCAAAAAAAATGGAATCAAGTATATTGACTATAAAGATCCAAAATTTCTACTAAAATTTATAAATGAACAAGGAAAAATTCTCCCCAGACGACTCACAGGAAATAGTCAAAAATTTCAAAAAAAAATAGCATTAGCAGTAAAAAAAGCAAGGCATCTTGCACTCCTCCCATATCTTACAGATGGTTTAAAATAA
- the rplI gene encoding 50S ribosomal protein L9: protein MEIILKQDIPKLGNKNDIIKVKNGYGRNYLIPQKLAVLAIESVKKITQENLKQSSHKTKKIKDEALHIAQMLKDVNLIISVKAGDNGKIYGSITNSQIAEELHKKGIQIDRKKILLKEHIKQVGEFSAIIDLHKEIKPEITINVIPE from the coding sequence ATGGAAATAATACTCAAGCAAGACATCCCAAAACTCGGAAATAAAAACGATATAATCAAAGTAAAAAATGGATATGGACGTAATTATCTCATACCACAAAAATTAGCAGTACTTGCCATAGAAAGTGTGAAAAAAATTACCCAAGAAAATCTCAAACAAAGCTCCCATAAGACAAAAAAAATAAAAGACGAAGCACTTCATATTGCACAAATGTTAAAAGATGTAAATCTTATAATATCTGTAAAAGCAGGCGATAACGGAAAAATATACGGTTCTATCACAAACTCACAAATAGCAGAAGAACTCCATAAAAAAGGAATACAAATAGATCGTAAAAAAATACTTCTAAAAGAACACATTAAACAAGTAGGAGAGTTTTCTGCAATTATAGATCTTCATAAAGAAA